Proteins from a genomic interval of Plutella xylostella chromosome 24, ilPluXylo3.1, whole genome shotgun sequence:
- the LOC105395576 gene encoding transcription elongation regulator 1 isoform X5, protein MSEDISEGLYNIAANYSDADDVIVIPNKVDTVVIDDDSVRREDPGSASGVDNARGFYPSNRDRQPVNWMSMPPPNRGFRGRGYGQPGQRGRGHYRGRGGQRYGGPGYDNPLSNWVPPPMHLPPPRLVPPHQLTMAGPPPMSCPPPMQPQMSLVPYGPVPTMAPPTMAPPQMAPAPFGQPPPYNASVFTQNMPPPEIWVETKTAEGASYYYHARTRQTTWDRPPESAVCRIFTYEQCESMAENGDLPDVLKDLILQTPAMNRVSDSGDAAPAPVPAMFSVPPPTWPMQAMQPTQPMQAQLRVTNEEQQISNMFNAPEIPAQFTQPPPWNRLNGLSLDGGYQSDRVSPRSSEEMSAVPGPTFAQPPNGVSARGGGGAWDAWGSWATPSSADTPQKHAQHDVAQLPQLHNTPTHTSPPQTRVYPDRGSHPDRVTSQPDRTTQPAASPPASQPDVERPKFIPIRMPPPRRKRTTISEELKQEAAQWTRHTSPAGRSYYYNEAEKTSVWLKPDVLRKFDELTKKMKIEAEEEERFREIIIEIIDLDAEETTPTEPQVPPVESQKPEEKIEENDQVHVDIAPEEMAAEVEVETTEENERLQPDTEQDSETIEQVQVSQEPEATPIQTEQEKPAPAPSIEESTEKEESDKDREKEREKEDDEKKKKCNLPMWITHVAGTPWSAKHKLCDPSQRRTTQKRQVYYKTRDYFGRHVVWTAEGTMFFFNPTRTPSSVWARPAELQARDDVEAIINFPPDAIVKARTKHALAKASTNNSSNGDLKRSARSDSDSSDNEELSKKVKVIEEKKQVKKQDPAPTTTPITVTPSEENSANMKKEFSIYGDIPPAQRVSVFRQMLADCQVSAFTSYEKELPKIVNDKRHLLLSGEQRRREFDKYVKEKLQSELQEPGAAALLQKKNDFVQLMDAAMLHSKSSFLEFSATHGSDPRFLAVDRPRSREMYFTEYLIQLKRKEREERESRRDQAKFEFNSLLREHGVDRHSRWLDVKRRIEDDPRYRAVESSAVREDYFKDFTRSLKVKDDRRKEKDKEKNGKKEKEKKDKKIKKVNEKSGTEEKQPTPPPEQWADIIGIPENRRRQAQAKKPTELQRRLIEDKNLPLIKRRVSFSIPQEEPQPEILSPKRLRSSRFPSPAVQVKPRVTKTAIKIMDRRKNRTNGELSPSVRAATRKKKTEKE, encoded by the exons CAACCGCGACAGGCAACCTGTGAACTGGATGAGCATGCCACCACCAAACCGGGGCTTCCGGGGCCGAGGGTACGGGCAGCCGGGacagcgggggcgggggcattaccgggggcgcgggggccaGCGCTACGGTGGGCCAGGCTACGACAACCCTCTTTCCAACTGGGTACCACCACCCATGCACTTGCCACCACCACGGCTTGTGCCGCCTCACCAGCTAACGATGGCAGGGCCGCCCCCAATGTCTTGCCCGCCTCCCATGCAGCCCCAAATGTCGTTGGTGCCGTACGGGCCCGTGCCAACCATGGCGCCCCCAACGATGGCGCCCCCGCAGATGGCGCCAGCCCCGTTTGGACAGCCACCCCCATATAACGCTAGCGTTTTTACTCAGAATATG CCACCGCCTGAGATCTGGGTGGAGACGAAGACGGCGGAGGGTGCGTCATACTACTACCACGCGAGGACCCGCCAGACCACGTGGGACCGGCCTCCGGAGTCAGCCGTGTGTCGCATATTTACGTATGAGCAGTGCGAAAGCATGGCTGAGAATG GCGACCTCCCGGACGTGCTCAAAGACCTGATACTCCAGACTCCGGCTATGAACAGAGTATCAGACAGCGGCGACGCGGCCCCGGCACCCGTCCCCGCCATGTTCAGCGTACCGCCCCCCACGTGGCCCATGCAGGCCATGCAGCCCACGCAACCCATGCAGGCGCAGTTGAGGG TAACGAACGAGGAGCAACAGATATCGAATATGTTCAACGCGCCAGAAATCCCAGCTCAGTTCACGCAACCACCCCCTTGGAACCGCCTGAATG GTCTATCTCTAGATGGAGGCTACCAGTCTGACCGCGTGAGCCCGCGCTCCTCGGAGGAGATGTCCGCAGTCCCGGGACCCACCTTCGCGCAGCCGCCTAACG GTGTGTcagcgcgcggcggcggcggcgcgtggGACGCGTGGGGCTCGTGGGCCACGCCCTCCAGCGCAGACACGCCGCAGAAACACGCACAACACGATGTCGCACAG CTCCCGCAACTGCACAACACGCCCACCCACACGAGTCCGCCTCAGACCCGGGTGTACCCTGACCGGGGTAGCCACCCGGACCGGGTCACCAGCCAACCTGACCGGACCACCCAACCGGCCGCGTCCCCGCCGGCGAGTCAACCGGACGTGGAGAGGCCCAAGTTCATACCTATCCGGATGCCCCCGCCGAGGCGGAAGAGAACG ACGATATCAGAAGAGCTAAAACAAGAGGCAGCACAATGGACGCGTCACACCTCGCCTGCAGGCCGCTCCTACTACTACAACGAGGCGGAGAAGACCAGCGTGTGGCTCAAACCAGACGTGCTGAGGAAATTTGACG aattaacaaagaaaatgaaaatagaAGCCGAAGAGGAGGAGAGATTTAGAGAAATTATTATAGAAA TTATAGATCTAGACGCAGAAGAAACGACACCAACAGAACCACAAGTTCCACCAGTAGAATCACAGAAACCAGAAGAGAAAATAGAAGAAAACGATCAAGTACATGTAGATATAGCACCAGAAGAGATGGCAGCAGAGGTTGAAGTCGAAACTACGGAGGAGAACGAAAGACTGCAACCAGATACTGAACAAGACAGCGAGACCATAGAACAGGTTCAAGTGTCTCAG GAACCGGAAGCAACACCCATACAGACAGAACAAGAGAAACCCGCGCCAGCCCCGTCTATAGAAGAGAGTACAGAGAAAGAAGAATCAGACAAGGACAGAgagaaagagagagagaagGAAGATGACGAGAAAAAGAAGAAATGCAACCTGCCGATGTGGATCACGCACGTCGCCGGCACGCCCTG GTCAGCAAAACACAAGCTGTGCGACCCTTCGCAGCGACGGACGACTCAGAAGCGACAAGTCTACTACAAGACACGGGACTACTTCGGACG GCACGTGGTATGGACAGCAGAAGGCACGATGTTCTTCTTCAACCCGACTCGGACTCCAAGCTCGGTGTGGGCGCGCCCGGCGGAGCTGCAGGCCAGGGATGATGTGGAAGCCATAATTAATTTCCCTCCCGACGCCATCGTCAAGGCTAGA ACAAAGCACGCGCTAGCCAAGGCGTCTACAAATAACTCTTCCAACGGAGACCTGAAGAGATCTGCCAGATCAGAtagtgacagttctgacaacGAAGAACTTAGCAAAAAGGTCAAAGTCATTGAAGAGAAGAAACAAG TAAAAAAACAAGACCCCGCCCCGACCACAACACCCATCACAGTCACCCCCTCAGAAGAAAACTCCGCGAACATGAAGAAAGAATTCTCAATATACGGCGACATACCACCAGCGCAACGAGTTTCGGTCTTCCGACAGATGCTGGCGGACTGCCAGGTGTCTGCGTTCACCAGCTATGAGAAGGAGCTTCCGAAGATTGTGAATGATAAGAGGCATCTGTTGCTGAGTGGCGAGCAGAGGCGGCGG GAATTCGACAAGTACGTGAAGGAGAAACTGCAGTCGGAACTGCAGGAGCCGGGCGCGGCCGCGCTGCTGCAGAAGAAGAACGACTTCGTGCAGCTCATGGACGCCGCCATGCTGCACTCCAA ATCATCATTCCTAGAGTTCTCAGCCACCCACGGCTCGGACCCTCGCTTCCTAGCCGTGGACCGACCGCGCAGTCGAGAGATGTACTTCACTGAGTACCTGATACAGCTGAAGAGGAAGGAGAGAGAGGAACGGGAGAGCAGGAGGGACCAG GCGAAATTCGAGTTTAACTCGTTACTTCGGGAACACGGAGTGGACCGTCACTCCCGCTGGCTGGATGTGAAGAGGAGGATTGAGGATGACCCTCGGTATAGGGCCGTGGAGTCCAGTGCTGTCAGAGAAGACTATTTCAAGGATTTCACGAGGTCCCTGAAAGTGAAGGACGATAGGCGGAAAGAGAAAG ATAAAGAGAAGAATGGCAAAAAGGAGAAAGAGAAGAAAGATAAGAAAATCAAGAAAGTAAATGAG AAGAGTGGGACGGAAGAGAAGCAGCCTACACCGCCGCCGGAGCAGTGGGCCGACATTATCGGTATACCAGAGAACCGACGCAGACAAGCCCAAGCGAAGAAACCTACTGAACTGCAACGACGTCTCATTGAAGATAAAAATCTCCCACTTATCAAAAGAAGAGTATCATTCTCTATACCTCAAGAGGAGCCACAACCGGAGATTTTATCGCCTAAAAGGTTGAGGTCGTCACGGTTCCCATCGCCAGCGGTGCAAGTCAAGCCGAGAGTGACAAAGACAGCGATAAAGATAATGGACAGGAGAAAGAACAGGACAAACGGGGAGCTGAGCCCGTCCGTCCGGGCTGCGACCCGGAAAAAGAAGACGGAGAAAGAATAG
- the LOC105395576 gene encoding transcription elongation regulator 1 isoform X2, with protein MSEDISEGLYNIAANYSDADDVIVIPNKVDTVVIDDDSVRREDPGSASGVDNARGFYPSNRDRQPVNWMSMPPPNRGFRGRGYGQPGQRGRGHYRGRGGQRYGGPGYDNPLSNWVPPPMHLPPPRLVPPHQLTMAGPPPMSCPPPMQPQMSLVPYGPVPTMAPPTMAPPQMAPAPFGQPPPYNASVFTQNMPPPEIWVETKTAEGASYYYHARTRQTTWDRPPESAVCRIFTYEQCESMAENGDLPDVLKDLILQTPAMNRVSDSGDAAPAPVPAMFSVPPPTWPMQAMQPTQPMQAQLRVTNEEQQISNMFNAPEIPAQFTQPPPWNRLNGLSLDGGYQSDRVSPRSSEEMSAVPGPTFAQPPNGVSARGGGGAWDAWGSWATPSSADTPQKHAQHDVAQLPQLHNTPTHTSPPQTRVYPDRGSHPDRVTSQPDRTTQPAASPPASQPDVERPKFIPIRMPPPRRKRTTISEELKQEAAQWTRHTSPAGRSYYYNEAEKTSVWLKPDVLRKFDELTKKMKIEAEEEERFREIIIEIPTVIDLDAEETTPTEPQVPPVESQKPEEKIEENDQVHVDIAPEEMAAEVEVETTEENERLQPDTEQDSETIEQVQVSQEPEATPIQTEQEKPAPAPSIEESTEKEESDKDREKEREKEDDEKKKKCNLPMWITHVAGTPWSAKHKLCDPSQRRTTQKRQVYYKTRDYFGRHVVWTAEGTMFFFNPTRTPSSVWARPAELQARDDVEAIINFPPDAIVKARTKHALAKASTNNSSNGDLKRSARSDSDSSDNEELSKKVKVIEEKKQVKKQDPAPTTTPITVTPSEENSANMKKEFSIYGDIPPAQRVSVFRQMLADCQVSAFTSYEKELPKIVNDKRHLLLSGEQRRREFDKYVKEKLQSELQEPGAAALLQKKNDFVQLMDAAMLHSKSSFLEFSATHGSDPRFLAVDRPRSREMYFTEYLIQLKRKEREERESRRDQAKFEFNSLLREHGVDRHSRWLDVKRRIEDDPRYRAVESSAVREDYFKDFTRSLKVKDDRRKEKDKEKNGKKEKEKKDKKIKKVNEKSGTEEKQPTPPPEQWADIIGIPENRRRQAQAKKPTELQRRLIEDKNLPLIKRRVSFSIPQEEPQPEILSPKRLRSSRFPSPAVQVKPRVTKTAIKIMDRRKNRTNGELSPSVRAATRKKKTEKE; from the exons CAACCGCGACAGGCAACCTGTGAACTGGATGAGCATGCCACCACCAAACCGGGGCTTCCGGGGCCGAGGGTACGGGCAGCCGGGacagcgggggcgggggcattaccgggggcgcgggggccaGCGCTACGGTGGGCCAGGCTACGACAACCCTCTTTCCAACTGGGTACCACCACCCATGCACTTGCCACCACCACGGCTTGTGCCGCCTCACCAGCTAACGATGGCAGGGCCGCCCCCAATGTCTTGCCCGCCTCCCATGCAGCCCCAAATGTCGTTGGTGCCGTACGGGCCCGTGCCAACCATGGCGCCCCCAACGATGGCGCCCCCGCAGATGGCGCCAGCCCCGTTTGGACAGCCACCCCCATATAACGCTAGCGTTTTTACTCAGAATATG CCACCGCCTGAGATCTGGGTGGAGACGAAGACGGCGGAGGGTGCGTCATACTACTACCACGCGAGGACCCGCCAGACCACGTGGGACCGGCCTCCGGAGTCAGCCGTGTGTCGCATATTTACGTATGAGCAGTGCGAAAGCATGGCTGAGAATG GCGACCTCCCGGACGTGCTCAAAGACCTGATACTCCAGACTCCGGCTATGAACAGAGTATCAGACAGCGGCGACGCGGCCCCGGCACCCGTCCCCGCCATGTTCAGCGTACCGCCCCCCACGTGGCCCATGCAGGCCATGCAGCCCACGCAACCCATGCAGGCGCAGTTGAGGG TAACGAACGAGGAGCAACAGATATCGAATATGTTCAACGCGCCAGAAATCCCAGCTCAGTTCACGCAACCACCCCCTTGGAACCGCCTGAATG GTCTATCTCTAGATGGAGGCTACCAGTCTGACCGCGTGAGCCCGCGCTCCTCGGAGGAGATGTCCGCAGTCCCGGGACCCACCTTCGCGCAGCCGCCTAACG GTGTGTcagcgcgcggcggcggcggcgcgtggGACGCGTGGGGCTCGTGGGCCACGCCCTCCAGCGCAGACACGCCGCAGAAACACGCACAACACGATGTCGCACAG CTCCCGCAACTGCACAACACGCCCACCCACACGAGTCCGCCTCAGACCCGGGTGTACCCTGACCGGGGTAGCCACCCGGACCGGGTCACCAGCCAACCTGACCGGACCACCCAACCGGCCGCGTCCCCGCCGGCGAGTCAACCGGACGTGGAGAGGCCCAAGTTCATACCTATCCGGATGCCCCCGCCGAGGCGGAAGAGAACG ACGATATCAGAAGAGCTAAAACAAGAGGCAGCACAATGGACGCGTCACACCTCGCCTGCAGGCCGCTCCTACTACTACAACGAGGCGGAGAAGACCAGCGTGTGGCTCAAACCAGACGTGCTGAGGAAATTTGACG aattaacaaagaaaatgaaaatagaAGCCGAAGAGGAGGAGAGATTTAGAGAAATTATTATAGAAA TACCAACAGTTATAGATCTAGACGCAGAAGAAACGACACCAACAGAACCACAAGTTCCACCAGTAGAATCACAGAAACCAGAAGAGAAAATAGAAGAAAACGATCAAGTACATGTAGATATAGCACCAGAAGAGATGGCAGCAGAGGTTGAAGTCGAAACTACGGAGGAGAACGAAAGACTGCAACCAGATACTGAACAAGACAGCGAGACCATAGAACAGGTTCAAGTGTCTCAG GAACCGGAAGCAACACCCATACAGACAGAACAAGAGAAACCCGCGCCAGCCCCGTCTATAGAAGAGAGTACAGAGAAAGAAGAATCAGACAAGGACAGAgagaaagagagagagaagGAAGATGACGAGAAAAAGAAGAAATGCAACCTGCCGATGTGGATCACGCACGTCGCCGGCACGCCCTG GTCAGCAAAACACAAGCTGTGCGACCCTTCGCAGCGACGGACGACTCAGAAGCGACAAGTCTACTACAAGACACGGGACTACTTCGGACG GCACGTGGTATGGACAGCAGAAGGCACGATGTTCTTCTTCAACCCGACTCGGACTCCAAGCTCGGTGTGGGCGCGCCCGGCGGAGCTGCAGGCCAGGGATGATGTGGAAGCCATAATTAATTTCCCTCCCGACGCCATCGTCAAGGCTAGA ACAAAGCACGCGCTAGCCAAGGCGTCTACAAATAACTCTTCCAACGGAGACCTGAAGAGATCTGCCAGATCAGAtagtgacagttctgacaacGAAGAACTTAGCAAAAAGGTCAAAGTCATTGAAGAGAAGAAACAAG TAAAAAAACAAGACCCCGCCCCGACCACAACACCCATCACAGTCACCCCCTCAGAAGAAAACTCCGCGAACATGAAGAAAGAATTCTCAATATACGGCGACATACCACCAGCGCAACGAGTTTCGGTCTTCCGACAGATGCTGGCGGACTGCCAGGTGTCTGCGTTCACCAGCTATGAGAAGGAGCTTCCGAAGATTGTGAATGATAAGAGGCATCTGTTGCTGAGTGGCGAGCAGAGGCGGCGG GAATTCGACAAGTACGTGAAGGAGAAACTGCAGTCGGAACTGCAGGAGCCGGGCGCGGCCGCGCTGCTGCAGAAGAAGAACGACTTCGTGCAGCTCATGGACGCCGCCATGCTGCACTCCAA ATCATCATTCCTAGAGTTCTCAGCCACCCACGGCTCGGACCCTCGCTTCCTAGCCGTGGACCGACCGCGCAGTCGAGAGATGTACTTCACTGAGTACCTGATACAGCTGAAGAGGAAGGAGAGAGAGGAACGGGAGAGCAGGAGGGACCAG GCGAAATTCGAGTTTAACTCGTTACTTCGGGAACACGGAGTGGACCGTCACTCCCGCTGGCTGGATGTGAAGAGGAGGATTGAGGATGACCCTCGGTATAGGGCCGTGGAGTCCAGTGCTGTCAGAGAAGACTATTTCAAGGATTTCACGAGGTCCCTGAAAGTGAAGGACGATAGGCGGAAAGAGAAAG ATAAAGAGAAGAATGGCAAAAAGGAGAAAGAGAAGAAAGATAAGAAAATCAAGAAAGTAAATGAG AAGAGTGGGACGGAAGAGAAGCAGCCTACACCGCCGCCGGAGCAGTGGGCCGACATTATCGGTATACCAGAGAACCGACGCAGACAAGCCCAAGCGAAGAAACCTACTGAACTGCAACGACGTCTCATTGAAGATAAAAATCTCCCACTTATCAAAAGAAGAGTATCATTCTCTATACCTCAAGAGGAGCCACAACCGGAGATTTTATCGCCTAAAAGGTTGAGGTCGTCACGGTTCCCATCGCCAGCGGTGCAAGTCAAGCCGAGAGTGACAAAGACAGCGATAAAGATAATGGACAGGAGAAAGAACAGGACAAACGGGGAGCTGAGCCCGTCCGTCCGGGCTGCGACCCGGAAAAAGAAGACGGAGAAAGAATAG
- the LOC105395576 gene encoding transcription elongation regulator 1 isoform X4, translating into MSEDISEGLYNIAANYSDADDVIVIPNKVDTVVIDDDSVRREDPGSASGVDNARGFYPRQPVNWMSMPPPNRGFRGRGYGQPGQRGRGHYRGRGGQRYGGPGYDNPLSNWVPPPMHLPPPRLVPPHQLTMAGPPPMSCPPPMQPQMSLVPYGPVPTMAPPTMAPPQMAPAPFGQPPPYNASVFTQNMPPPEIWVETKTAEGASYYYHARTRQTTWDRPPESAVCRIFTYEQCESMAENGDLPDVLKDLILQTPAMNRVSDSGDAAPAPVPAMFSVPPPTWPMQAMQPTQPMQAQLRVTNEEQQISNMFNAPEIPAQFTQPPPWNRLNGLSLDGGYQSDRVSPRSSEEMSAVPGPTFAQPPNGVSARGGGGAWDAWGSWATPSSADTPQKHAQHDVAQLPQLHNTPTHTSPPQTRVYPDRGSHPDRVTSQPDRTTQPAASPPASQPDVERPKFIPIRMPPPRRKRTTISEELKQEAAQWTRHTSPAGRSYYYNEAEKTSVWLKPDVLRKFDELTKKMKIEAEEEERFREIIIESKIIPTVIDLDAEETTPTEPQVPPVESQKPEEKIEENDQVHVDIAPEEMAAEVEVETTEENERLQPDTEQDSETIEQVQVSQEPEATPIQTEQEKPAPAPSIEESTEKEESDKDREKEREKEDDEKKKKCNLPMWITHVAGTPWSAKHKLCDPSQRRTTQKRQVYYKTRDYFGRHVVWTAEGTMFFFNPTRTPSSVWARPAELQARDDVEAIINFPPDAIVKARTKHALAKASTNNSSNGDLKRSARSDSDSSDNEELSKKVKVIEEKKQVKKQDPAPTTTPITVTPSEENSANMKKEFSIYGDIPPAQRVSVFRQMLADCQVSAFTSYEKELPKIVNDKRHLLLSGEQRRREFDKYVKEKLQSELQEPGAAALLQKKNDFVQLMDAAMLHSKSSFLEFSATHGSDPRFLAVDRPRSREMYFTEYLIQLKRKEREERESRRDQAKFEFNSLLREHGVDRHSRWLDVKRRIEDDPRYRAVESSAVREDYFKDFTRSLKVKDDRRKEKDKEKNGKKEKEKKDKKIKKVNEKSGTEEKQPTPPPEQWADIIGIPENRRRQAQAKKPTELQRRLIEDKNLPLIKRRVSFSIPQEEPQPEILSPKRLRSSRFPSPAVQVKPRVTKTAIKIMDRRKNRTNGELSPSVRAATRKKKTEKE; encoded by the exons GCAACCTGTGAACTGGATGAGCATGCCACCACCAAACCGGGGCTTCCGGGGCCGAGGGTACGGGCAGCCGGGacagcgggggcgggggcattaccgggggcgcgggggccaGCGCTACGGTGGGCCAGGCTACGACAACCCTCTTTCCAACTGGGTACCACCACCCATGCACTTGCCACCACCACGGCTTGTGCCGCCTCACCAGCTAACGATGGCAGGGCCGCCCCCAATGTCTTGCCCGCCTCCCATGCAGCCCCAAATGTCGTTGGTGCCGTACGGGCCCGTGCCAACCATGGCGCCCCCAACGATGGCGCCCCCGCAGATGGCGCCAGCCCCGTTTGGACAGCCACCCCCATATAACGCTAGCGTTTTTACTCAGAATATG CCACCGCCTGAGATCTGGGTGGAGACGAAGACGGCGGAGGGTGCGTCATACTACTACCACGCGAGGACCCGCCAGACCACGTGGGACCGGCCTCCGGAGTCAGCCGTGTGTCGCATATTTACGTATGAGCAGTGCGAAAGCATGGCTGAGAATG GCGACCTCCCGGACGTGCTCAAAGACCTGATACTCCAGACTCCGGCTATGAACAGAGTATCAGACAGCGGCGACGCGGCCCCGGCACCCGTCCCCGCCATGTTCAGCGTACCGCCCCCCACGTGGCCCATGCAGGCCATGCAGCCCACGCAACCCATGCAGGCGCAGTTGAGGG TAACGAACGAGGAGCAACAGATATCGAATATGTTCAACGCGCCAGAAATCCCAGCTCAGTTCACGCAACCACCCCCTTGGAACCGCCTGAATG GTCTATCTCTAGATGGAGGCTACCAGTCTGACCGCGTGAGCCCGCGCTCCTCGGAGGAGATGTCCGCAGTCCCGGGACCCACCTTCGCGCAGCCGCCTAACG GTGTGTcagcgcgcggcggcggcggcgcgtggGACGCGTGGGGCTCGTGGGCCACGCCCTCCAGCGCAGACACGCCGCAGAAACACGCACAACACGATGTCGCACAG CTCCCGCAACTGCACAACACGCCCACCCACACGAGTCCGCCTCAGACCCGGGTGTACCCTGACCGGGGTAGCCACCCGGACCGGGTCACCAGCCAACCTGACCGGACCACCCAACCGGCCGCGTCCCCGCCGGCGAGTCAACCGGACGTGGAGAGGCCCAAGTTCATACCTATCCGGATGCCCCCGCCGAGGCGGAAGAGAACG ACGATATCAGAAGAGCTAAAACAAGAGGCAGCACAATGGACGCGTCACACCTCGCCTGCAGGCCGCTCCTACTACTACAACGAGGCGGAGAAGACCAGCGTGTGGCTCAAACCAGACGTGCTGAGGAAATTTGACG aattaacaaagaaaatgaaaatagaAGCCGAAGAGGAGGAGAGATTTAGAGAAATTATTATAGAAAGTAAGATTA TACCAACAGTTATAGATCTAGACGCAGAAGAAACGACACCAACAGAACCACAAGTTCCACCAGTAGAATCACAGAAACCAGAAGAGAAAATAGAAGAAAACGATCAAGTACATGTAGATATAGCACCAGAAGAGATGGCAGCAGAGGTTGAAGTCGAAACTACGGAGGAGAACGAAAGACTGCAACCAGATACTGAACAAGACAGCGAGACCATAGAACAGGTTCAAGTGTCTCAG GAACCGGAAGCAACACCCATACAGACAGAACAAGAGAAACCCGCGCCAGCCCCGTCTATAGAAGAGAGTACAGAGAAAGAAGAATCAGACAAGGACAGAgagaaagagagagagaagGAAGATGACGAGAAAAAGAAGAAATGCAACCTGCCGATGTGGATCACGCACGTCGCCGGCACGCCCTG GTCAGCAAAACACAAGCTGTGCGACCCTTCGCAGCGACGGACGACTCAGAAGCGACAAGTCTACTACAAGACACGGGACTACTTCGGACG GCACGTGGTATGGACAGCAGAAGGCACGATGTTCTTCTTCAACCCGACTCGGACTCCAAGCTCGGTGTGGGCGCGCCCGGCGGAGCTGCAGGCCAGGGATGATGTGGAAGCCATAATTAATTTCCCTCCCGACGCCATCGTCAAGGCTAGA ACAAAGCACGCGCTAGCCAAGGCGTCTACAAATAACTCTTCCAACGGAGACCTGAAGAGATCTGCCAGATCAGAtagtgacagttctgacaacGAAGAACTTAGCAAAAAGGTCAAAGTCATTGAAGAGAAGAAACAAG TAAAAAAACAAGACCCCGCCCCGACCACAACACCCATCACAGTCACCCCCTCAGAAGAAAACTCCGCGAACATGAAGAAAGAATTCTCAATATACGGCGACATACCACCAGCGCAACGAGTTTCGGTCTTCCGACAGATGCTGGCGGACTGCCAGGTGTCTGCGTTCACCAGCTATGAGAAGGAGCTTCCGAAGATTGTGAATGATAAGAGGCATCTGTTGCTGAGTGGCGAGCAGAGGCGGCGG GAATTCGACAAGTACGTGAAGGAGAAACTGCAGTCGGAACTGCAGGAGCCGGGCGCGGCCGCGCTGCTGCAGAAGAAGAACGACTTCGTGCAGCTCATGGACGCCGCCATGCTGCACTCCAA ATCATCATTCCTAGAGTTCTCAGCCACCCACGGCTCGGACCCTCGCTTCCTAGCCGTGGACCGACCGCGCAGTCGAGAGATGTACTTCACTGAGTACCTGATACAGCTGAAGAGGAAGGAGAGAGAGGAACGGGAGAGCAGGAGGGACCAG GCGAAATTCGAGTTTAACTCGTTACTTCGGGAACACGGAGTGGACCGTCACTCCCGCTGGCTGGATGTGAAGAGGAGGATTGAGGATGACCCTCGGTATAGGGCCGTGGAGTCCAGTGCTGTCAGAGAAGACTATTTCAAGGATTTCACGAGGTCCCTGAAAGTGAAGGACGATAGGCGGAAAGAGAAAG ATAAAGAGAAGAATGGCAAAAAGGAGAAAGAGAAGAAAGATAAGAAAATCAAGAAAGTAAATGAG AAGAGTGGGACGGAAGAGAAGCAGCCTACACCGCCGCCGGAGCAGTGGGCCGACATTATCGGTATACCAGAGAACCGACGCAGACAAGCCCAAGCGAAGAAACCTACTGAACTGCAACGACGTCTCATTGAAGATAAAAATCTCCCACTTATCAAAAGAAGAGTATCATTCTCTATACCTCAAGAGGAGCCACAACCGGAGATTTTATCGCCTAAAAGGTTGAGGTCGTCACGGTTCCCATCGCCAGCGGTGCAAGTCAAGCCGAGAGTGACAAAGACAGCGATAAAGATAATGGACAGGAGAAAGAACAGGACAAACGGGGAGCTGAGCCCGTCCGTCCGGGCTGCGACCCGGAAAAAGAAGACGGAGAAAGAATAG